From the Primulina tabacum isolate GXHZ01 chromosome 15, ASM2559414v2, whole genome shotgun sequence genome, one window contains:
- the LOC142526682 gene encoding putative transcription factor GLK1 isoform X1, which yields MLAVSPLRSAKNERESEMEGFSMEENGFLDFSGGNLLDNIDFDDLFMGINDGDLLPDLEMDTEIIAEFSVSGGEESDRNCTTCLSVVSVNHDDSGKDEKVSVSVSASASASELDSRSSSLINQGEEIVSKRDAHAAVNPSPEESHDNKGRKSSALSKNPLGKRKVKVDWTPELHRRFVQAVEQLGVDKAVPSRILELMGIDCLTRHNIASHLQKYRSHRKHLLAREAEAANWSQRRQMYGAGCGTGKRDITPWIAPTMGFPPPVSPIPHFRPLHVWGHPSVDQSFMHTWPKHLSAPPPPQSWPPPPHPLLPPPSADPSFWHSHHHVPTPGTPCFPPHLPPTRFPTARVQGISPPPAMYSAVPSGQTLPQPPSDVHPSKESIDAAIGDVLSKPWLPLPLGLKPPSTDSVMSELQLQGISKIPPTCSN from the exons ATGCTAGCTGTTTCGCCATTGAGGAGCGCAAAGAATGAAAGGGAAAGTGAAATGGAAGGGTTTTCAATGGAAGAGAACGGGTTTCTTGATTTCTCAGGTGGCAATTTGCTGGATAACATTGATTTTGATGACCTTTTTATGGGAATCAACGATGGAGATCtgttgccggatttggaaatgGACACGGAGATTATTGCTGAGTTCTCAGTCAGTGGGGGCGAAGAATCAGACAGGAACTGCACCACTTGTTTATCAGTTGTCTCGGTTAATCATGATGATTCAGGAAAAGATGAAAaagtttcagtttcagtttccgCTTCAGCCTCGGCTTCGGAACTTGACTCAAGATCGTCCAGCTTGATTAATCAAGGAGAGGAAATCGTTAGTAAAAGGGATGCACATGCTGCAGTTAATCCATCCCCAGAGGAAAGCCATGATAATAAGGGAAGAAAATCATCCGCTCTTTCGAAAAATCCTCTGGGCAAGAGGAAGGTGAag GTGGATTGGACACCAGAGCTGCACAGAAGATTTGTTCAAGCAGTGGAGCAGCTTGGCGTGGATAAGGCAGTTCCTTCGAGGATTTTGGAGCTTATGGGAATCGATTGTCTCACTCGCCATAACATCGCAAGCCATCTTCAA AAATACCGGTCCCATAGGAAACATTTGCTCGCCCGAGAAGCTGAGGCGGCAAATTGGAGCCAGAGGCGGCAGATGTACGGTGCCGGATGTGGCACCGGGAAGAGAGACATAACCCCTTGGATTGCTCCCACCATGGGCTTCCCTCCTCCTGTGTCTCCAATTCCTCATTTTAGACCCTTACATGTTTGGGGTCACCCATCCGTCGACCAATCATTTATGCACACATGGCCTAAACATCTATCGGCACCCCCACCACCACAATCTTGGCCTCCACCACCACACCCCTTGCTACCGCCACCATCTGCCGACCCTTCTTTCTGGCATTCCCACCACCAT GTGCCAACACCAGGAACCCCTTGCTTTCCACCACATCTGCCACCCACG AGATTTCCCACAGCTAGAGTTCAAGGGATATCACCACCTCCTGCAATGTACTCAGCCGTGCCCTCCGGACAAACTCTGCCCCAACCCCCTTCCGACGTCCATCCG TCAAAGGAGAGTATAGATGCAGCCATTGGAGATGTACTATCGAAACCATGGCTACCGCTGCCACTTGGACTAAAGCCTCCATCTACTGACAGTGTAATGTCGGAGCTACAACTTcaaggaatatcaaaaataCCACCAACATGTTCCAACTAA
- the LOC142526682 gene encoding putative transcription factor GLK1 isoform X2, with the protein MLAVSPLRSAKNERESEMEGFSMEENGFLDFSGGNLLDNIDFDDLFMGINDGDLLPDLEMDTEIIAEFSVSGGEESDRNCTTCLSVVSVNHDDSGKDEKVSVSVSASASASELDSRSSSLINQGEEIVSKRDAHAAVNPSPEESHDNKGRKSSALSKNPLGKRKVKVDWTPELHRRFVQAVEQLGVDKAVPSRILELMGIDCLTRHNIASHLQVPTPGTPCFPPHLPPTRFPTARVQGISPPPAMYSAVPSGQTLPQPPSDVHPSKESIDAAIGDVLSKPWLPLPLGLKPPSTDSVMSELQLQGISKIPPTCSN; encoded by the exons ATGCTAGCTGTTTCGCCATTGAGGAGCGCAAAGAATGAAAGGGAAAGTGAAATGGAAGGGTTTTCAATGGAAGAGAACGGGTTTCTTGATTTCTCAGGTGGCAATTTGCTGGATAACATTGATTTTGATGACCTTTTTATGGGAATCAACGATGGAGATCtgttgccggatttggaaatgGACACGGAGATTATTGCTGAGTTCTCAGTCAGTGGGGGCGAAGAATCAGACAGGAACTGCACCACTTGTTTATCAGTTGTCTCGGTTAATCATGATGATTCAGGAAAAGATGAAAaagtttcagtttcagtttccgCTTCAGCCTCGGCTTCGGAACTTGACTCAAGATCGTCCAGCTTGATTAATCAAGGAGAGGAAATCGTTAGTAAAAGGGATGCACATGCTGCAGTTAATCCATCCCCAGAGGAAAGCCATGATAATAAGGGAAGAAAATCATCCGCTCTTTCGAAAAATCCTCTGGGCAAGAGGAAGGTGAag GTGGATTGGACACCAGAGCTGCACAGAAGATTTGTTCAAGCAGTGGAGCAGCTTGGCGTGGATAAGGCAGTTCCTTCGAGGATTTTGGAGCTTATGGGAATCGATTGTCTCACTCGCCATAACATCGCAAGCCATCTTCAA GTGCCAACACCAGGAACCCCTTGCTTTCCACCACATCTGCCACCCACG AGATTTCCCACAGCTAGAGTTCAAGGGATATCACCACCTCCTGCAATGTACTCAGCCGTGCCCTCCGGACAAACTCTGCCCCAACCCCCTTCCGACGTCCATCCG TCAAAGGAGAGTATAGATGCAGCCATTGGAGATGTACTATCGAAACCATGGCTACCGCTGCCACTTGGACTAAAGCCTCCATCTACTGACAGTGTAATGTCGGAGCTACAACTTcaaggaatatcaaaaataCCACCAACATGTTCCAACTAA